The following are from one region of the Ischnura elegans chromosome X, ioIscEleg1.1, whole genome shotgun sequence genome:
- the LOC124171625 gene encoding coiled-coil domain-containing protein 77-like isoform X2, whose protein sequence is MRTKIPVMMEEAPPAVKTELQRTMNSASVDEQLYSLPSSEELLKFYRNKLEFYEREFARSTEGIASSRHPLQHDDDLRHELKKSRDEVMRLQKALSDTQVYLKQERSSVVALQSEKDKLKFEIAAEKESKKFLLDLCEIPEEKVNNMMCERKMEEGTRERKMEERTRERKKEEGKGMSSASGVDRRYESAKRYGAAKQVAKEALNKLDERLRELVLDPKMDQKTRETKENMNLVRKQIVQNAISATDDMVVNQLQTNLAVLETRLEQLDSISRTEKLKLQMKISSLEQELQESNVTGGDEGQRLKEELARLEKALNDVISHSQQETYTLHKDREALVLEMETQQKKLQDEIANLKKRLETSNQKLCETTIAYITLKHALGLREEREMLEKDGLFTQNQASTDLGQDKLGHKMKKDSKINLLKERIESKDQVIQSYKRKCEDLEREMYSLNNAGCKAISVLEHLMERDRKGKGGKTKRAAGT, encoded by the exons atg AGGACTAAAATTCCTGTAATGATGGAGGAAGCACCGCCGGCCGTAAAAACAGAATTGCAAAGAACCATGAATTCTGCATCCGTTGATGAACAGCTTTACTCTCTTCCATCATCTGAAGAGttgttaaaattttatagaaataagcTCGAATTTTACGAAAGAGAATTTGCCCGATCGACGGAGGGAATCGCCTC TTCCAGACATCCACTCCAACATGACGATGACCTTAGGCATGAGCTGAAGAAAAGCCGGGATGAGGTTATGCGGTTGCAGAAAGCTTTGAGTGACACTCAAGTGTATTTAAAACAGGAAAGGAGTAGTGTTGTCGCCCTGCAATCTGAAAAAGATAAGTTGAAG tttGAGATTGCTGCTGagaaagagagcaaaaaatttcTTCTAGATCTTTGTGAAATACCGGAAGAGAAGGTTAACAATATGATGTGTGAAAGAAAAATGGAGGAAGGGACTAGGGAAAGAAAAATGGAGGAACGGACTAGGGAGAGAAAAaaggaggaagggaagggaatGTCTTCCGCATCTGGTGTTGATCGACGTTACGAGTCTGCAAAGAGATATGGAG CTGCCAAGCAGGTTGCAAAGGAAGCGTTGAACAAACTTGATGAACGGCTGAGGGAATTGGTACTTGATCCGAAAATGGACCAAAAAACTCGAGAAACAAAAGAGAATATGAATCTTGTGAGGAAGCAGATTGTGCAAAATGCCATTAGCGCAACAGATGACATGGTGGTCAACCAACTGCAAACGAATTTAGCTGTTCTTGAAACTAGGCTGGAGCAGCTTGACTCTATAAGTCGCACAGAAAAGTTAAAATTGCAAATGAAGATATCTTCCCTTGAGCAAGAACTACAAGAATCCAATGTCACTGGTGGCGATGAGGGTCAAAGATTGAAGGAAGAGCTAGCTCGTCTTGAGAAGGCActaaatgatgtgatctctcatTCACAGCAAGAAACTTACACTCTTCACAAGGATCGGGAGGCTCTAGTTTTGGAAATGGAGACACAGCAAAAAAAGTTACAGGATGAAATAGCAAATTTAAAGAAGAG gctGGAAACTTCAAATCAGAAATTATGTGAGACTACCATTGCTTACATAACCTTGAAGCATGCACTTGGCCtcagagaggagagagagatgcTGGAAAAGGATGGATTGTTCACACAAAATCAAGCTAGCACAGACTTGGGTCAAGATAAACTTGGACATAAAATGAAGAAGGACAGCAAAATAAATCTTCTCAAA GAAAGGATTGAGAGTAAAGACCAAGTGATTCAGTCATATAAAAGGAAATGTGAAGATCTGGAAAGGGAAATGTATTCCTTAAATAATGCTGGATGCAAAGCAATCAGCGTATTAGAG